A window from Pleuronectes platessa chromosome 6, fPlePla1.1, whole genome shotgun sequence encodes these proteins:
- the ppdpfa gene encoding pancreatic progenitor cell differentiation and proliferation factor A, whose protein sequence is MASIPSTGSLIATHDYYRRRIGSTSSNSSCGSAEHTGEVIPHHPGLPRQDSGHWWTSFFFAKQNQPGMQSGAESQKNKTYTVADGQVTCIAREMVLKRQLSENSENGKSTTPASS, encoded by the exons ATGGCCTCAATTCCATCAACTGGTTCTCTCATCGCCACTCACGACTACTACAGAA GACGAATCGGCTCCACCTCCAGTAACAGCTCCTGTGGCAGCGCCGAGCACACGGGGGAGGTCATTCCACACCACCCAG GACTTCCCAGGCAAGACTCCGGCCACTGGTGGACTTCGTTTTTCTTCGCAAAGCAGAACCAGCCCGGCATGCAGAGCGGAGCCGAGAGTCAAAA GAACAAAACCTACACAGTGGCCGACGGTCAGGTGACCTGCATCGCCCGGGAAATGGTTCTGAAGAGACAACTCAGCGAAAACAGCGAAAACGGAAAGTCAAcgactccagcttcctcctag